A window of the Apodemus sylvaticus chromosome 15, mApoSyl1.1, whole genome shotgun sequence genome harbors these coding sequences:
- the B3gnt5 gene encoding lactosylceramide 1,3-N-acetyl-beta-D-glucosaminyltransferase isoform X2: MRMFFSSRRVKRWKFFHFFATCFILSFMVFWGSINNYVMSHMKSYSYRYLINTYNFVNDSLSLKHSSVQPHYKYLINHREKCQAQDILLLLFIKTAPENYDRRSAIRKTWGNENYVQSRFNVNIKTLFALGTPDPLKGEKLQKRLIWEDQVHKDIIQQDFLDSFHNLTSKFLLQFSWANTFCPHAKFLMTADDDIFIHIPNLIEYLQGLEQIGVRDFWVGHVHRGGPPVRDKSSKYYVPYEMYKWPAYPDYTAGAAYVVSSDVAAKIYEASQTVNSSMYIDDVFMGLCANKVGIVPQDHVFFSGEGKIPYHPCIYEKMITSHGHLDDLQELWKEATDPKD, from the exons ATGAGAATGTTTTTTAGCAGCAGAAGAGTCAAGAGATGGaaattttttcacttttttgcCACTTGTTTTATATTAAGCTTTATGGTTTTCTGGGGCTCAATCAATAATTATGTCATGAGCCATATGAAGTCCTACTCCTACAGATACCTCATAAATACCTATAACTTTGTGAACGATTCCCTGTCTCTCAAGCACAGCTCTGTGCAACCTCACTACAAATACTTGATCAACCACAGAGAGAAATGTCAGGCTCAAGATATCCTTCTCTTACTGTTTATAAAGACTGCTCCTGAAAACTATGACCGACGTTCTGCAATCAGAAAAACGTGGGGCAATGAGAATTATGTTCAGTCTAGATTCAATGTCAACATCAAAACTCTTTTTGCATTAGGAACTCCTGATCCACTGAAGGGAGAAAAACTGCAAAAAAGACTGATTTGGGAAGATCAAGTGCACAAGGATATAATTCAGCAAGATTTCCTTGATTCTTTCCACAATCTTACTTCTAAATTTCTTCTTCAGTTCAGCTGGGCGAACACCTTTTGCCCACATGCCAAATTCCTGATGACTGCTGATGATGATATATTTATCCACATTCCAAACCTCATTGAATATCTTCAAGGGCTAGAGCAGATTGGAGTTCGAGACTTTTGGGTTGGTCATGTTCATCGGGGTGGCCCCCCTGTTAGAGACAAAAGCAGCAAATATTATGTTCCCTATGAAATGTACAAGTGGCCGGCCTACCCTGACTATACAGCTGGTGCTGCCTACGTCGTCTCCAGCGATGTAGCTGCCAAAATCTATGAGGCATCGCAGACAGTAAATTCCAGTATGTACATAGATGATGTATTCATGGGCCTCTGCGCCAATAAAGTGGGGATAGTGCCACAGGACCATGTATTTTTCTCTGGGGAAGGGAAGATTCCTTATCATCCCTGCATCTATGAAAAGATGATAACATCTCACGGACACTTAGATGATCTGCAGGAGCTCTGGAAGGAAGCTACAGATCCTAAA gaTTAA
- the B3gnt5 gene encoding lactosylceramide 1,3-N-acetyl-beta-D-glucosaminyltransferase isoform X1, with protein MRMFFSSRRVKRWKFFHFFATCFILSFMVFWGSINNYVMSHMKSYSYRYLINTYNFVNDSLSLKHSSVQPHYKYLINHREKCQAQDILLLLFIKTAPENYDRRSAIRKTWGNENYVQSRFNVNIKTLFALGTPDPLKGEKLQKRLIWEDQVHKDIIQQDFLDSFHNLTSKFLLQFSWANTFCPHAKFLMTADDDIFIHIPNLIEYLQGLEQIGVRDFWVGHVHRGGPPVRDKSSKYYVPYEMYKWPAYPDYTAGAAYVVSSDVAAKIYEASQTVNSSMYIDDVFMGLCANKVGIVPQDHVFFSGEGKIPYHPCIYEKMITSHGHLDDLQELWKEATDPKVTHISNGFFGQIYCRLIKIVLLCRLTYRNSYPCRAAFA; from the coding sequence ATGAGAATGTTTTTTAGCAGCAGAAGAGTCAAGAGATGGaaattttttcacttttttgcCACTTGTTTTATATTAAGCTTTATGGTTTTCTGGGGCTCAATCAATAATTATGTCATGAGCCATATGAAGTCCTACTCCTACAGATACCTCATAAATACCTATAACTTTGTGAACGATTCCCTGTCTCTCAAGCACAGCTCTGTGCAACCTCACTACAAATACTTGATCAACCACAGAGAGAAATGTCAGGCTCAAGATATCCTTCTCTTACTGTTTATAAAGACTGCTCCTGAAAACTATGACCGACGTTCTGCAATCAGAAAAACGTGGGGCAATGAGAATTATGTTCAGTCTAGATTCAATGTCAACATCAAAACTCTTTTTGCATTAGGAACTCCTGATCCACTGAAGGGAGAAAAACTGCAAAAAAGACTGATTTGGGAAGATCAAGTGCACAAGGATATAATTCAGCAAGATTTCCTTGATTCTTTCCACAATCTTACTTCTAAATTTCTTCTTCAGTTCAGCTGGGCGAACACCTTTTGCCCACATGCCAAATTCCTGATGACTGCTGATGATGATATATTTATCCACATTCCAAACCTCATTGAATATCTTCAAGGGCTAGAGCAGATTGGAGTTCGAGACTTTTGGGTTGGTCATGTTCATCGGGGTGGCCCCCCTGTTAGAGACAAAAGCAGCAAATATTATGTTCCCTATGAAATGTACAAGTGGCCGGCCTACCCTGACTATACAGCTGGTGCTGCCTACGTCGTCTCCAGCGATGTAGCTGCCAAAATCTATGAGGCATCGCAGACAGTAAATTCCAGTATGTACATAGATGATGTATTCATGGGCCTCTGCGCCAATAAAGTGGGGATAGTGCCACAGGACCATGTATTTTTCTCTGGGGAAGGGAAGATTCCTTATCATCCCTGCATCTATGAAAAGATGATAACATCTCACGGACACTTAGATGATCTGCAGGAGCTCTGGAAGGAAGCTACAGATCCTAAAGTAACGCACATTTCAAATGGGTTTTTTGGTCAAATATACTGCAGGTTAATTAAGATAGTTCTTCTCTGCAGATTGACTTACAGGAATTCTTATCCTTGTAGGGCTGCATTTGCCTGA